One Nitrospira sp. genomic region harbors:
- a CDS encoding phosphate-starvation-inducible PsiE family protein translates to MGTEEPRAHRNELMRRWCHYMEWLDRLGYATAGFSLLILGMLVFIHAWYVFLAGQFDPKGHVLILPAGLRLLNDILLVIILLELFRTVVRFLQTEVLELEPYLSVGVIACTRKILTASAELSHQQNMTETQFYQYLMDVGLNVTVIIALIGAVFMIRKRPEQIPLPPAAPARVGQ, encoded by the coding sequence ATGGGGACTGAAGAACCACGAGCTCATCGGAATGAGTTGATGCGGCGATGGTGCCACTACATGGAATGGTTGGACCGTTTGGGGTATGCAACCGCCGGGTTCAGTTTGTTGATCCTTGGCATGTTGGTGTTCATCCATGCCTGGTATGTGTTTCTCGCCGGTCAGTTCGATCCGAAGGGGCATGTGTTGATTCTTCCGGCCGGTCTCAGATTGTTAAACGATATCCTTTTGGTCATTATTCTCCTGGAGCTGTTCCGGACCGTGGTGCGATTTTTACAGACGGAAGTGTTGGAGTTGGAGCCCTATCTGTCTGTTGGCGTGATCGCTTGTACCAGGAAGATTCTGACGGCAAGCGCAGAACTGTCGCATCAGCAAAACATGACGGAAACGCAGTTCTATCAATACCTCATGGATGTGGGGCTGAACGTCACCGTGATCATTGCCCTGATTGGTGCCGTATTCATGATTCGGAAGCGGCCCGAACAGATACCGCTCCCGCCCGCAGCACCGGCGCGTGTGGGTCAGTAA